In Macrobrachium nipponense isolate FS-2020 chromosome 15, ASM1510439v2, whole genome shotgun sequence, a single genomic region encodes these proteins:
- the LOC135227046 gene encoding uncharacterized protein LOC135227046: protein MWAPMVTVLLGVLDSALAGQILSYEEAQHSRSEAGVPGTNVTGKWSWVDSRGQQHHVWYIADTGGFRAFGDLVPSDRQQPSFLEIGTPVIGGRPGLSSSGEDPVAKSLPSVLPEKEPIPIGTPVLGGPRRTSDSHTGNHFSVLGFPEISQVEAALKAEARATTVSPATILEAAVAIDSTQLSRTEGSQEVFGQSAHGQRNDASSQNKGSQEENSDTKEGLSKSMSSTGGENVLAQRMLGKAIATFSISSENKRTLLTPSDMQREIQQMALSMEVLPIPEKNSDFVLIDRLRVPTEPKPRVGPPQIVPQPVSVQNPSTRVIMGLHTSGRPPTADRLTQPSRNLAPLGIHLLNLVPFRSNSKSLNSNGPVPKPIRVVGAPNLENFYRPATLARTTPSPFRLPNPIRDYDYFYSDYDYYDYANYDTGSPAGGPQSTKRASNSAKDNSDESENSAEPEGVDSDEMDE from the coding sequence CTGGGTGGACAGCCGAGGACAACAGCATCACGTGTGGTACATAGCAGATACTGGTGGATTCAGAGCATTCGGTGACCTCGTACCTTCCGACCGTCAACAGCCATCTTTCCTTGAAATCGGCACTCCTGTGATAGGCGGGCGTCCTGGGCTTTCCTCATCAGGTGAAGATCCAGTAGCTAAGAGTCTCCCGTCGGTCTTACCTGAAAAGGAGCCAATACCTATCGGAACCCCTGTTCTTGGAGGCCCTCGCAGAACTTCAGATAGTCACACTGGCAATCATTTTTCTGTTCTTGGTTTTCCTGAAATATCACAGGTCGAAGCTGCCCTGAAGGCAGAAGCAAGAGCTACAACTGTTAGTCCAGCAACAATACTAGAGGCTGCTGTAGCCATAGACTCTACACAACTCTCAAGAACAGAGGGTTCTCAAGAGGTATTTGGACAAAGTGCACATGGGCAAAGGAATGATGCCTCATCTCAAAACAAAGGAAGTCAAGAAGAGAACTCTGATACCAAAGAAGGTTTGTCAAAATCAATGTCCAGCACAGGAGGAGAAAATGTTCTTGCTCAGAGAATGCTAGGAAAAGCTATTGCAACTTTCTCAATATCAAGCGAAAATAAACGTACGTTGCTGACACCTAGTGACATGCAGAGGGAAATACAACAAATGGCGTTATCTATGGAAGTTCTACCTATTCCAGAAAAAAACTCAGACTTTGTCTTGATCGACCGCCTGAGAGTCCCAACTGAGCCTAAACCCAGAGTAGGACCACCACAGATTGTGCCTCAACCAGTCAGCGTCCAGAATCCCTCAACTCGGGTGATCATGGGTCTTCACACTTCTGGCAGACCTCCCACTGCTGACCGTCTCACTCAGCCCTCCAGGAACCTCGCCCCACTTGGGATACACCTGCTCAATCTGGTGCCTTTCAGATCTAACAGCAAGAGCCTCAATTCCAACGGACCAGTGCCCAAACCGATTCGAGTGGTTGGGGCACCGAATCTGGAGAACTTCTACAGACCAGCGACTCTTGCCCGAACGACGCCTTCGCCTTTCAGGCTGCCCAATCCGATCCGTGATTACGATTACTTCTATAGTGATTACGATTATTACGATTACGCCAATTACGATACCGGCTCTCCTGCTGGGGGGCCGCAGAGCACCAAAAGGGCCAGCAATTCGGCCAAAGATAATAGTGACGAGAGTGAGAATTCTGCTGAACCTGAGGGGGTCGACAGCGACGAAATGGATGAATGA